TTCTTCCTGTAGCTGGTTATGTTCAAAATCTTACAGACGGAGCCTATGATGTAGCTGGAGCAAGCCTGTTCGGTGGAGATCCGGACGTATTGCGTAGTCGTTACTTCTCCAAGAACTTTGGCGTGTTGGGCAACTTCTCGAGAGTATTTGATGAGCAGCTAGATGGATGGTTGCAGCAAGCTTATCAAGAACAGGATACAGCCAAGAGAGTTGATCTGTATAAGAAGATTCAGCAATATGTAACGACCGAACAAACGTTTACGATTCCGATCTATATACTGCCGTACACGATTGGAACAGTTAAAGAAGCACACGATATCTCATTCGATGGCACAGGTTTCCCTGTATTTTACGATGCATGGATCAGCAAATAAGTAGTAATAGAGGAGGATAAGGATGACCGCATTCATTATTCGCAGATTGTTTGTATCACTACTGGTCATCCTTGGCTCGTTAACTTTAGTTTTCTTTATTCTGCATATTCTGCCTGGAGATCCTGCAACGATTATGGCAAGCACTAATACTGCGACACCTGAAATGCTAGAAAATCTCAAACAGCAATTTGGTCTGGATCAGCCTATTCCTCTTCAATATTGGAATTACATGACTGAATTGCTGCGGGGTGATCTGGGGCACTCGTTGACCAACGGCGAACCGGTTGGACGGAAGCTGCTAGCGCAATTTCCGTCTACGCTTGTTCTCACCTTGCTGAGTATCGTAGCTGTCGTTATTAGCGGTATTTTGTTAGGAATCATAGCGGCTATTTTTGAAAACCGTTGGCCTGATTATGTGATACGCGCTCTATCGATTACCGGTATCTCGATGCCGACATTCTGGTCTGCTATTTTACTTATTCTCGTTTTTTCAGTGGAGCTGAATTGGTTTCCTGCTATCGGAAATGGGGGGATCGAGCATTTGGTTCTTCCGGTGTGTGCCCTCTCCTTAGTAGGAAGCGGCTTTCTGGCACGGATGGTCAGGAACAGTGTGCTTGAGGTGCTTCATGAGCCTTTTGTTCTGACACTACGTGCCAAAGGGCTGCCTGAGAAAATGGTTATAGGCAAGCATGTGCTACGCAATGCCTTAATACCAGCGGTTACGATGGTTGGATTATTGACCGGAGAGCTACTAGCAGGAGCCGTAGTTATTGAAACGATATTTGCGCGTCAAGGAATAGGAAGAGTCATTGTCGATGCCATAATGACGAAGGATTTGCCTGTTATTCGTGGGTCTATATTACTGACTTCCATTATATATGTAGTCGTCAATCTGTTGGTCGATATTTCTTATTCCATCATTGACCCTCGCATCAGGCAAAAGTCATAAGGAGGGAATTGTGGATGTCTGCTGCATTATACTTTCGCAGGTTAAGAAAATACGGGTTTCCATTGTTGGCGGCAATCATTATGGGTTTTATGGCGGTATGCGCTATATTTCCTTCTGCTATCGCTCCTTATGCTCCAACGGCTATGAACGCTAATGATGTCTTATCCTCTCCGGGCAGTAAATACTGGCTGGGTACTGATTATTTTGGCCGGGATATATTCAGCTTGATCGTCTATGGTAGTCAGCAATCGTTAGCCATTGGCCTCGTTTCGGTCATTATTGGTGGCGGAATTGGCACCTTGATTGGCGTAATTGCTGGATACACAGGCAGAGTAACAGATATGGTCCTTATGCGCTTTATAGATGTAATCATGACAATCCCCGGTATCCTACTAGCACTGGCTATATCGGCTGCGTTGGGTGCAAGTCTGTTTAATATGATTATTGCAGTCAGTGCGGCTACGATACCTGGCTATGCACGCATTATGAGGGGACAAGTCATGTCGGTAAAAGGAAGACCCTTTATCGAAGCGGCGAAAGCAGCGGGTGCTACGCCATTAGCTATTCTATGGAAGCATGTCCTGCCTAATTCACTTTCCCCGCTACTGGTTATGGCTGCAATTGGGATAGGAAATGCTGTCCTGGTCGGCTCTAGTCTAAGCTTCCTCGGTCTAGGTGTCCATGGAGAAGTGCCAGATTGGGGGGGCTTATTGTCACTGGGAAGAGGCTATTTGACCGTAGCGTGGTGGATTGCAACCTTTCCGGGATTTGCGCTAACTTTGCTGGTCGTATCGATGAACATACTGGGTGATGAGCTGCGCAATAAACTCGATCCGAAGAAAAGCCGGCACTAGCAAAGGAGTGAAGGGTATGCAACCACTTTTGAAAATCAATAAGCTTTCTATTAAGTTCAAGACAATAAAAGGAAATCTTGAGGCTGTTCAGGGAATGGAGCTGGATATCCATCGCGGTGAAATTGTCAGCCTAGTTGGCGAATCCGGCAGTGGTAAAACGGTTACTTCTCTAGCTATCCTCCAGCTATTCGATAAGGCACAAGGGTACAGCCTCTCAGGAGAAATAAACTGGAATGACGTAGATATAGCCTCTGTTTCTAAAAAGGATTTGAATAGGCTTCGCGGTAAGAAAATCGCAATGATATTCCAGGACCCGATGACGGCCTTAGATCCGTTGTTTACTATCGGCTCGCAAATTACGGAAGTCATTATCCGACATTTGGGTCTAAGTCGACGAGCTGCAGAGGATCAGGCGATATCTTTGCTCAAGAAAGTGGGCATTCCAGAAGCTCACTTGCGTGTTAAGCAGTTCCCCCATGAGCTTTCAGGTGGAATGAGGCAAAGGGCCATGATAGCTATGGCACTCGCCTGTGGTCCGGAGCTGCTTATAGCTGATGAACCAACAACGGCGCTAGATGTTACCGTACAAGCACAAATCCTTCATCTGCTACGAGAGCTGCAGCGAGAGATGGGATTAAGCATTCTATTAATTACGCATGATTTGGGTGTCGCTGCCCAGATGGCAGATAGAGTAGCTGTAATGTATGCCGGTAAAATTGTAGAGCAGGGAACGGCGCAGGAGCTATTCGATCAGCCTTGGCATCCGTATACGGAAGGGTTGATACGTTCGATTCCGACGCTTGATGGAAACCGCAATGAAAGACTGTACGCAATCGAAGGGGCAATTCCACACTTATTGGATTTGCCTGAAGGCTGCCGTTTTCATCCCCGCTGTCCCTATGCAACTGAAATATGCCGTAGGGAAGAGCCAGAGCTACCAACGGGTAATGGGCGAGTGGCTGCCTGTTGGAATACGGAGCTTCTCAAGGAAGCCAGTCGCTCGGATGCACCTTCAAAGAGTAAGTCTGTAATCGTTGAAATCCCTGCTTCTCAAGATAAAGAGGTTGAGAGGGAAGGGGTGCAGCCACTTATTCAAGTGGAGCGGGTGAGTAAATCATTTACTGTGCGTAATCAAGGAATTATGCGCAAGAAGCTAGATGTGCGTGCTGTCGATGAGGTGTCATTCGACATCTATGGAGGGGAAACCTTCGGTCTGGTCGGAGAGTCCGGCAGTGGAAAGACAACCTTGGGACGTCTCGTGCTGCAGCTGGAAAAGGCAGACAGCGGCCGTGTACTGTTCGATGGTCAAGATTTACTATCGATGTCCTCGAAGGAAATACGGGAACAGCGTCGCGATATGCAAATTATTTTCCAAGATCCGTTTAGTTCATTCGACCCCCGTTGGCGGGTTAGCGATATTATTAGCGAGCCATTAAAGGTGCATAACCTGTTAGATGCGCAATCAAGGCGGGATAAGGTGTCTGAAGTCATGCGAATGGTGGGATTGAACCCGGCATGGCA
This portion of the Cohnella abietis genome encodes:
- a CDS encoding ABC transporter permease; translated protein: MTAFIIRRLFVSLLVILGSLTLVFFILHILPGDPATIMASTNTATPEMLENLKQQFGLDQPIPLQYWNYMTELLRGDLGHSLTNGEPVGRKLLAQFPSTLVLTLLSIVAVVISGILLGIIAAIFENRWPDYVIRALSITGISMPTFWSAILLILVFSVELNWFPAIGNGGIEHLVLPVCALSLVGSGFLARMVRNSVLEVLHEPFVLTLRAKGLPEKMVIGKHVLRNALIPAVTMVGLLTGELLAGAVVIETIFARQGIGRVIVDAIMTKDLPVIRGSILLTSIIYVVVNLLVDISYSIIDPRIRQKS
- a CDS encoding dipeptide ABC transporter ATP-binding protein produces the protein MQPLLKINKLSIKFKTIKGNLEAVQGMELDIHRGEIVSLVGESGSGKTVTSLAILQLFDKAQGYSLSGEINWNDVDIASVSKKDLNRLRGKKIAMIFQDPMTALDPLFTIGSQITEVIIRHLGLSRRAAEDQAISLLKKVGIPEAHLRVKQFPHELSGGMRQRAMIAMALACGPELLIADEPTTALDVTVQAQILHLLRELQREMGLSILLITHDLGVAAQMADRVAVMYAGKIVEQGTAQELFDQPWHPYTEGLIRSIPTLDGNRNERLYAIEGAIPHLLDLPEGCRFHPRCPYATEICRREEPELPTGNGRVAACWNTELLKEASRSDAPSKSKSVIVEIPASQDKEVEREGVQPLIQVERVSKSFTVRNQGIMRKKLDVRAVDEVSFDIYGGETFGLVGESGSGKTTLGRLVLQLEKADSGRVLFDGQDLLSMSSKEIREQRRDMQIIFQDPFSSFDPRWRVSDIISEPLKVHNLLDAQSRRDKVSEVMRMVGLNPAWQDRYPHEFSGGQRQRIGIARAIIMQPRFIVADEAVSALDVSVQSQVINLMQDLQRDLGLTYLFIAHGLQVVRHISTRVGVMYSGRLVEIAPSAELFIRPTHHYTKALIQGVPSIDPQSRKPFALLQGEPPSLVNPPEGCRFQTRCPAVSARCKQESPQLRKIGPDHYVACHDPLH
- a CDS encoding ABC transporter permease — translated: MSAALYFRRLRKYGFPLLAAIIMGFMAVCAIFPSAIAPYAPTAMNANDVLSSPGSKYWLGTDYFGRDIFSLIVYGSQQSLAIGLVSVIIGGGIGTLIGVIAGYTGRVTDMVLMRFIDVIMTIPGILLALAISAALGASLFNMIIAVSAATIPGYARIMRGQVMSVKGRPFIEAAKAAGATPLAILWKHVLPNSLSPLLVMAAIGIGNAVLVGSSLSFLGLGVHGEVPDWGGLLSLGRGYLTVAWWIATFPGFALTLLVVSMNILGDELRNKLDPKKSRH